One Methanobacterium sp. genomic region harbors:
- a CDS encoding ABC transporter ATP-binding protein, which produces MNNAVLEFKNVWKTYTMGDELINALAGLNMSLEKGSFTAVMGPSGSGKSTFLHVAGILDMPSSGIIKINGKDAKKLSVKEQARLRRNEIGFIFQRFNLMSQLTVLENVMLPMIKEDTKKAIDLLNRMGLGSKSNKYPGQLSGGEQQRVAIARALINDPSIILADEPTGELDTKNADAIMQVLKDLNQNDGVSIVVVTHNQASADFADEILHMSDGNFVNNGSK; this is translated from the coding sequence ATGAATAATGCAGTACTTGAATTTAAAAATGTTTGGAAAACTTATACAATGGGGGATGAATTGATAAATGCCCTTGCAGGTTTAAACATGTCCCTGGAGAAAGGTTCTTTTACAGCAGTCATGGGACCGTCTGGATCAGGTAAATCAACATTCCTGCACGTAGCTGGAATATTAGACATGCCTTCAAGTGGTATAATTAAAATTAATGGGAAAGATGCCAAGAAGTTATCGGTTAAAGAGCAGGCAAGGCTTAGAAGGAATGAAATTGGCTTTATATTCCAGCGTTTTAACCTGATGTCTCAGCTTACAGTACTGGAAAACGTAATGCTTCCTATGATAAAAGAAGATACAAAGAAAGCCATAGACCTTTTAAACAGAATGGGATTGGGCTCAAAATCTAATAAATACCCCGGACAGCTTTCAGGTGGAGAACAACAGCGTGTAGCAATAGCCAGGGCACTTATAAATGATCCGTCTATTATTCTGGCGGATGAACCAACAGGAGAACTCGATACCAAAAATGCAGACGCTATAATGCAGGTCCTCAAAGATCTAAATCAAAATGACGGAGTAAGCATTGTTGTTGTTACCCATAATCAGGCGTCAGCAGATTTTGCAGACGAAATTCTCCACATGAGTGACGGCAATTTCGTTAATAATGGGAGTAAATAG
- a CDS encoding undecaprenyl-diphosphate phosphatase, which produces MDIINILIGISIGVVQGLTEFLPVSSSAHLVFMHELTGFAPNLAFDILLHVGTLIAVVAYFWKDIAQMIRAFVSSIMDIPRHRFIKGIQEDQFKKMAWFIIIGSIPAGLAAFLFKDLFESLFSNATAVGFFLLITGFLLWGSERVSRRSSKTSLNNDNKITLEKMNAKDALVIGTAQAFSIAPGISRSGSTISTGLFLGLERELAARFSFLLSIPAILGAAIVQINDITLGFDTNTGAFIAGLIAAAVSGYLAIKLMLKLIKERSLMIFAYYCWIVGLAAIVISLLF; this is translated from the coding sequence ATGGACATAATAAATATTTTAATAGGAATTAGTATAGGTGTTGTTCAAGGATTAACCGAGTTTTTACCGGTGAGCAGTTCTGCACACCTTGTATTTATGCATGAACTTACAGGATTTGCTCCAAATCTGGCATTTGATATATTGCTTCATGTGGGAACCCTGATAGCAGTAGTAGCTTATTTTTGGAAGGACATAGCTCAGATGATAAGGGCTTTTGTATCCAGTATTATGGATATACCTCGGCACAGGTTTATAAAAGGTATTCAAGAAGATCAGTTTAAAAAAATGGCGTGGTTTATAATAATTGGTTCTATACCTGCAGGATTAGCAGCGTTCCTGTTTAAAGACTTGTTTGAAAGTTTGTTCAGTAACGCAACAGCCGTAGGATTCTTTTTACTTATTACTGGGTTCTTGCTTTGGGGATCTGAGAGGGTATCGCGAAGATCCAGTAAAACAAGTTTGAATAATGACAATAAAATAACTCTGGAGAAAATGAACGCTAAAGATGCTTTAGTAATTGGAACTGCTCAAGCGTTTTCTATAGCTCCAGGTATATCTCGTTCTGGATCTACTATTTCTACAGGACTGTTTTTAGGCCTTGAAAGAGAGCTTGCAGCTCGTTTTAGTTTCTTACTTTCAATACCTGCCATATTGGGGGCGGCAATAGTACAGATAAATGATATAACCTTAGGTTTTGATACCAACACCGGGGCTTTTATTGCAGGGCTCATTGCAGCAGCTGTATCTGGTTACCTGGCTATTAAGTTAATGTTGAAGCTAATA